A segment of the Passer domesticus isolate bPasDom1 unplaced genomic scaffold, bPasDom1.hap1 HAP1_SCAFFOLD_208, whole genome shotgun sequence genome:
TTGACGTAGATGCAGCTGTTGTCGGCCTCCTGCTGGTAATCGCAGTTCCTgcactgggacggactgggatggactgggatccactgggggggactgggatggactgggagaggtgtgggatggactgggaggggattgggtaATCGCAGTTCctgcactgggatggactgggatggactgggatccactgggggggactgggggggactgggatggactgggatcaactgggggggactgggatggactgggagggactgggatggactgggggggactgggggggactgggatggactggggggggactggggggggactgggatggactgggatccactgggggggactgggggggactgggaggggattgggtaATCGCAGTTCCtgcactgggacacactgggatggactgggatccACTGGCGGGGACTAGGATCAACTGGGACaaaactgggaggggattgggtaATCGCAGTTCCTgcactgggacaaactgggatggactgggagggactgggatggactgggagggactgggatggactgggggggactgggagaggtgtgggatggactgggatggactgggatccactgggggggactgggggggacactgggagggactgggagggactgggacaaactgggacggactgggagggactgggagggactgggagggactgggacaaactgggatggactgggagggactgggacagactgggatggactggaggggctgggacggactgggatggactggaggggactgggagggactgggacggactgggatggactggaggggactgggagggactgggatggactggcagggactgggaggggctgggatggactgggagggactgggatggactggggggggcactgggatggactgggttgaactgggatggactgggttgaactgggatggactggaatggactgggctgaactgggctgaactgggagggGTCAGggcccagtcccagtcccaaaCTGGTCCCAGCTGGGCACTCACAGCGTAGAGCAGGATCCGgttctccttgtcctccttgGGGTACAGCATGTTGTTACTGGGCAAactggggttactgggaggcTCCGGGGGGGAAACTCCCGCCCTTTCCCCCACAGAATTCCCAGTTTTTCACACTCAAAATTCCTAATTTTTCCTCACAAAAATTCCCAACTTTTCCCcacaaaaattcccaatttttcacCACAAAATTTCAATTCTCCCCcctcaaaattcccattttccaccgcaaaattcccaaattttccccacaAAATTCCCAATTCTTTACTTTGAAATTCTCACCTTTTCCTcctcaaaattcccatttttccccacaaaattcccaaattttcacCACAAAGTTCCctatttttccccacaaaattcccaatttttccccacaaaattcCCAATTGCCACCACAAAATTACTAATTTTCACAACAAAATTTCCAATTTTCCCcctcaaaattcccaatttttctccacaaaattttcaattttccccctcaaaattcccattttcccaccacaaaattcccaattttttactttgaaattcccaccttttcctcctcaaaattcccaatttttcctccaaaaattcccaaattttctccacaaaattcccaatttttactTTGAAACTCCCACCAATTTCCTcctcaaaattcccaatttttcttcacaaaaattcccaattttttccccacaaagttcccaattttcccccccaaaattcacaaTTTGTCCCCACAAAGTTCCCAATTTTTCACCACAAAAATTCTCAATTTTCCCGCCCTCAAAATTCCCACTTTTTCCCCTCACAATTCCCACCATTTCCCCTTCAAAACTcctgacatttttttccccaccattCCCAATGTTTTTCCCCCTCACaattcctgggtttttttcccaaaaaaaattcctgataTTTTTCCTTCACAATTCCTGGGTTTCCCCCTCAAAATTCCCAGTTTTCTTCCTCATAATTCCTGTATTTTCCCTCACAATTCCCTCTATTTTTTCCCTCATGATTCCCTTTATTTCCCCCCACAAAATTCACAATTTTCCCCCTCACAGTTCTCTGGTTTTCCCTCaaaattctcattttctccCTCATGATTCCTGGGTTTCCCCCTCACAATTCCCGATGTTTTCCCCTCACaattcctgttttttttccctcacacttccccctttttccccaaaaaattcacAAATTTCCCCCTCACAATCCTCTgtatttttcccctcacaattctctgtatttttcccctcacaatTTTCCGTATATTTCCCCACACAATTACCAGTGTTTCCCCTTCCCAATTCCCGATATTTTTTCCCTCACAATTCCCAATTTTTCTCCTCaccatttcccccgttttccccctcaaaattcccacttttcctcCTCACAATTCCCGATGTTTCCCCCTCACACTTCccggttttttcccctcatatttccccctcctttccccacaAAATTCACAATTTTCCCCCTCACAATTCTCTGGttttcccctcaaaattcccattttctccctCACGAATTTCTCCCTGGGTTTCCACCTCACAATTCCCGTCTTTTCCCCTCACAATTCCCGATGTTTCCCCCTCACAATTCccgttttttttccctcacactTTCCCCTTTTTCACTCCAAAATTCACTAATTTCCCCTCACAAGTCCCGTTTTTCCCCCCTCACAATTCTCTGTATTTCCCCCCCACCTCATAATTCCCGCTATTTCCCCCTCACAATTCCCAATTTTTCTCCTCACCATTTCGCCgttttcccctcaaaatccccacTTTTCCTCCTCACAATTCCCCGACGTTTTCCCCTCACAATCCTCTgtatttttcccctcacaatTCCCTGTATATTTCCCCTCACAATTCCCAGTGTTTCCCCTTCCCAATTCCCGATATTTTTTCCCTCACAATTCCCAATTTTTCTCCTCaccatttcccccgttttcccctcaaaattcccacttttcctcCTCACAATTCCCGATGTTTCCCCCTCACACTCTCccgttttttttcccctcatatttccccctttttttcccccaaaatccacaaattTCCCCCTCACACTTCccggtttttttcccctcatatttcccccctcctttccccacaAAATTCACAATTTTCCCCCTCACAATTCTCTGGttttcccctcaaaattcccattttctccctCACGAATTTCTCCCTGGGTTTCCACCTCACAATTCCCGTCTTTTCCCCTCACAATTCCCGATGTTTCCCCTCACAATTCccgttttttttccctcacactTTCCCCTTTTTCACTCCAAAATTCACTAATTTCCCCTCACAAGTCCCGTTTTTCCCCCTCACATTCTCTGTATTTCCCCCCACCTCATAATTCCCGCTATTTCCCCCTCACAATTCCCAATTTTTCTCCTCACCATTTCCGCCgttttcccctcaaaatccccacTTTTCCTCCTCACAATTCCCGACGTTTTCCCCTCACAATCCTCTgtatttttcccctcacaatTCCCTGTATATTTCCCCTCACAATTCCCAGTGTTTCCCCTTCCCAATTCCCCGATATTTTTTCCCTCACAATTCCCAATTTTTGCCCTCACCATTTCCGCCGttttcccctcaaaattcccacttttcctcCTCACAATTCCCGATGTTTCCCCCTCACACTTCgcggttttttttccctcacactTCCCCTTTTTTCACCCCGAAATTCACAAATTTCCCCCTCACaattcccgtttttcccccTCACAATTTTCTGTATATTTCTCTTCacaattcctgcttttttcccctcacaattCCTGATGTTTTCCCCTCACAATCCTCTgtatttttcccctcacaattttctgtatttttccctcATAATTCCCTAGATTTTTCCCTCACCATTTCTGCCGTTTCCCcctcaaaattcccaatttcctCCTCAcaattcctgttttttttttccctcacacttccccctttttccccccaaaatccacaaattTCCCCCTCACAATTCCCGTTTTTCCCCTCACAATTTTCTGTATATTTCCCTTCACAATTCCCGCTTTTTTCCCCTCGCGATTCCTGATGTTTCCCCCTCACAATTCTCTGTATTTTCCCCCTCAcaattctctgtattttttccctcataATTCCCTAGATTTTTTGCCCTCACCATTTCCGCCGTTTCCCcctcaaaattcccaatttcctCCTCACAATTCCCGATGTTTTCCCCTCACaattcctggtttttttttccctcacactTCCCcctttttcaccccaaaatccacaaattTCCCCCTCACAATTCCCGTTTTTCCCCTCACAATTTTCCGTATATTTCCCTTCACAATTCccgcttttttcccctcacaattCCTGATGTTTCCCCCTCACAATTCTCTgtatttttcccctcacaattctctgtattttttccctcataATTCCCTAGATTTTTTCCCTCACCATTTCCACCGttttcccctcaaaattcccacttttcctcCTCACAATTCCCGATGTTTCCCCCTCACACTTCCcggttttttccccctcatatttccccctctttccccccaaaattcacaaATTTCCCCCTCACAATTCCCGTTTTTCCCCTCACAATTCCTGGTGTCTTCCCCTCACACTTCCCcctttttcaccccaaaatccacagaTTTCCCCCTCACAATTCCCGTTTTTCCCCTCACAATCCTCTGTAACTTTCCCCTCACAATTCCCGATGTTTCCCCCTCACAATTCCCGTTTTTCCCCTCACAATCCTCTGTAACTTTCCCCTCACGATTCCCGATGTTTTCCCCTCACAATTCCCGTTTTTCCCCTCACAATCCTCTGTAACTTTCCCCTCACGATTCCCtctatttttccccctcacaattcccatttttcccctcacaatCCTCTGTAACTTTCCCCTCACGATTCCGACGTTCCCCCCTCACCATTTCCGATGTTCCCCTCACGATTCCCGCCATTCCCCGCTGCACCGCGCCTGTGCCCCCCGCCTCTCCCCGTGCATCCCCGGCGCATTCCCGCTGTTTCCCCCGCCCACATTCCCGCTGTTTTCCCGATGTTTTCCCGGTGTTTTCCCTCACCATTCCTGACAGAACCGGATCCCCACGAAGCCCGGCTCGTACGCGCCGTCCCCGTCCATGGCTGCTCGGACACGCCCCTTTCCACCTCCTCCCTCATCCCATTGGTAAACCACCCGTCAATCACTCACTTACCAGCTTCTCATTGGTCAACATGCCCTTAGACCTGCTCCCTTATTCCTATTGGTTAATCCTATTTACACCTCCCATTCTTTATTTTATTGGTCCACCCACTCTTAGACACGCCCTACTCTTCTTCTTATTGGCTGAGCTTctattttcccctccctttGTCTCTTCCTATTGGCCAACCTTCATTTATCCCGCCCTTCATGCTTCTATTGGGTAATTTTCTCTTAGTCCCGCCTTTTCTCGGTCGCTATTGGTGGGTTTATATCACGTGATCCCATCTGGCAGCTCTGATTGGCCGCTCCCTCACCGGTCCCGGCTGTGGCGGCCCGTGAAGGTTCCAGAAGCGGCTCCGGTTCGGGCGGGCGCGGAACCGTTCGGGGGTCCCGGTTCGGGAGGCCCGGAGGCTCCCGGAGGCTCCCGGAGGCTCCCGGCGGGGCTCGGGGAGCTGCCGGCGGAGCCTGGGTGTGTCCGGGGCTGCCGGCTCGGCTCCGGTTGGGCGGTACCGGCGGGGCCCGGTCGGTACCGGAGCCATGaacggcggcggggccgggccgggcccggtgTGGCTGGCGGTGAGCAGCTCGCTGAACGCTTTCCGTGCCTGCAAGCGCTTCTCGCCCTCGCTCACCATCGCCGAGCTCAAGGTACGGCAGCGGGGGAACGGGACCGGGATAATGGGAACCGGGATAACGGGGCAAAGGGAACCGGGATAACGGGAATGGATCTGGGATAATGGGAACGGGATCGGGATAATGGGAACCGGGATAACGGGATAAGGGAACCGGGATAATGGGAACGGGACCGGAATAATGGGAACCGGGATAACGGGGTAAAGGGAACCGGGATAACGGGATAACGGGGCAAAGGGAACCGGGATAACGGGATAGGGGAACCGGGATAATGGGAACGGGATCGGGATAATGGGAACTGGGATAACGGGATAAGGGAACCGGGATAACGGGGTAAGGGAACCGGGATAATGGGAACGGGACCGGGATAATGGGAACCGGGATAACGGGGCAAAGGGAACCGGGATAACGGGAATGGATCTGGGGTAATGGGAACGGGATCGGGATAATGGGAACTGGACCGGGATAAGGGAACCGGGATAACGGGATAAAGGGAATGGGACCGGGATAATTGGAACCGGAGCGGGATAAAGGAACGGGACCGGGATAAGGGAATGGGAGCGGGATAAGGGAACCGGGATAACAAGATAAGGAACCGGGATAACGGGGTAAGGGAACCGGGATAATGGGAATGGGACCGGGATAATGGGAACGGGATAAGGGGAACCGGGAAAACGGGATAAAGGGAATGGGACCGGGATAACGGGACAGCGGGAATGGGAGTGGAATAAGGGAACCGGGATAAGGGAGCTGGATCAGGATAATGGGAATGTATCCGGTataatgggaacgggaatgggataACGGGAATGGGATAACGGGAATGGGATAACGGGAACGGTATAACGGGGGTTAATGGGAACGGGACCGGGATAGGGGGAACGGGAGAATGGGATCGGGACTGGGATAACGGGAACCAGACTGGGAGAACAGGATGGGGAGAATGAGAAAGGAACTCAGATAACGGGAATGGGAGCAGGATAATGGGAATAAGACCGGAAGAATGAGAATGGGATAACGGGAACTAGGATAAGGAGAACGGGGTAACGGGAACCAGACTGGGAACGGGACTGGGATAACGGGAATGGGACCGGGATAACGGGATTGggagactgggaatgggactgggataACGGGAATGGGACCGGGATaatgggaatgggactgggataACGGGACTGggagactgggaatgggactgggataACGGGAATGggagactgggaatgggactgggataACGGGAATGGGACCGGGATaatgggaatgggactgggataatgggattgggagactgggaatgggactgggataACGGGATTGGGAGACTGAGAATGGGAGTGGGATAAGGGAATGGGACAGTGGGAACAGGATAGGGATGacgggaatgggactgggataAAGGGAATAGGACCCAGGTAATGGGACCAGGATAACGGGAATGGGATCGGGATAATGGGAATGGGATAACGGGATAATGGGATTGggagactgggaatgggactgggataACGGGATTGggagactgggaatgggactgggataACGGGAATGGGACAGCGGGACCAGGATCGGGATGACGGGAATGGGACCGGGATAAAGGGAATAGGACCCAGGTAATGGGATTGGGATAACGGGAATGGGGTCGGGATAATGGGAACCAGGATGGGATTGGGAGAAcgggaatgggatgggaataACGGGAATGGAACCAGGACAACGGGAACTGGGCCAAGAGCCCCTGAACCCAGACctggagccccaaatcccaaactggGAGCCCAAAATTGGGACCCCAACCCCAAACTGGgaccaaaaccccaaactgggacccccaaactgggaccccccaaactgggaccaCTGGGATTTCCCAGTGTCTCCTTCCAGTGCAAACTGGGAGCTACTGGGGGGATCCCTGTGccactcccagtgtccccagtgtcccttcccagtgtccccagtacACCCAGTGGCATTCCCAGTGctgccactgtccccagtgccatccccagtgtccccagtgccactcccagtgtccccactgtccccagtgccatccccagtgtccccagtgtcccccagtgccactcccagtgtccccagtacACCCAGTGGCATTCCCAGTGctgccactgtccccagtgccatccccagtgtccccagtgccatccccagtgtccccagtgccactccgagtgtccccagtgtccccagtgccactcccagtgtccccagtgccactgccagtGTCTCCAGTGccagtcccagtgtccccagtgtccccagtgtccccctccCAGTGCAAACTGGGGCTGCTCCATGTCCTgcatggagctggagctgttcagTGCTGAGGACAAACCCTTGGGGACACTGGACTGGGACTGTctcaatgtccccagtgccgctcccagtgccactcccagtgttcccagtgtccccaatgtccccagtgccactcccagtgtccccagtgtcccttcCCAGTGCAAACTGGAGCTGCTCCACGTCCTgcatggagctggagctgttcagTGCTGAGGACAAACCCTTGGGGACACTGGACTGGGACTGTctcaatgtccccagtgccactccCAGCGCCActccaggtgtccccagtgccactcccagtgtccccagtgtccccgtgtcccctcccagtgcaAGCTGGAGCTGGTGGTGGGCTCCCCGGCGTCCTgcatggagctggagctgttcgGCGCCGAGGACGAGCCCCTGGGGACGCTGGACTGTGACgaggccctgctgggctcctaCCCCCGTCACCGACGGCTGCCGCGTGCACGTGGGTGTCCCCGCGTCCCCTTGTGTcccctcccggtgtccccggggCGGGGACGGCCCCGCTGAGGGACGGTGCCACCCCCCTGCAGGTGACGGACCGGAGCGGGGCCCGCGCCGGGCAGTTCGAGGACGTGTCACAGGTGGCCAAGTACGAGATGGCCGAGAGCGACTACGACAAGAGGACAGGTGGCCTTGGGGAGCGGGACCGGGAATAGGAACGGGACCagcgtgtccctgtccccaaagtgcCACCCCCGGTGTCCCTACAGAGTCCCTgcgctcctggggctgctgggaccAGGAACGGGAGCAGGAACGGGACTGGGACCAAGAATGGGAACGGGATCAGAACTGGGAATAGGAGCAGGAACAAGATCAGGAATAGGAACGGGAATGGGATTAGGAGTGGgactggggtgtccctgtccccaaagtgcCACCCCTGatgtcccccggtgtccctgcAGAGTCCCTGCGCTCCTGGGGCCGAGAATGGGATTGGGAACGGGACTGGGACTGAGAATGGGACTGGGAGCGGGACTGGGAATAGGAACGGGACCGGGAATGGGAGCGGGACCagcgtgtccctgtccccaaagtgccaccccccggtgtccccgcagAGTCGGTGCGCTCGTTCCTGCGGCAGCGCTCGTGGGGCCGCTGGGACCGGGAGCGGGAGCAggagcggcagcggcagcgggagCAGCGGCGCGCtcaggaggcggcggcggcggccgcgctccCCGCTCGGGGCGCGCTGCGAGGTGCGGGTGCCGGGCCAGCCCTGCCGCAGGGGCTGCATCGCCTTCGTGGGTGCGTGTCCCCTCCTTGTCACCCCTTTGTCACCTTTTTGTGGTGTCCCGGGGCGGAATTCCCGGTTTTTTTCAcggtttttttgatgtttttttttttgtctggaaGGTGAGACGGATTTCAAGCCGGGGGTTTGGGTGGGGGTGCGCTACGATGAACCGCTGGGCAAGCACGACGGAAGGTgaggagggggtttggggggggtttggggggtcctggaggggttTGAGGGGATTTTAGGGGGTCCTGGAGTGGTTtcagtgggattttggggggtcctggaggggtttgaggggattttggggaggtttaGGGGGGTCATGGAGGGGtttcaggggggtttggggggtcctggaggggtttgggggtcctggaGTGGTTTCAGGAGAGTTTAAGGGGTCCTggatgggttttgggggggattttagggAGTCCTGGAGTTGTTtcaaagggattttgggggggtcctggaggggtttgggaggttctggaggggtttgggggagtttgggaggtcctggaggggttttggggggtcctggaggggttTGAGGGGATTTTAGGGGGTTCTGGAGTGGTTTCaggtggatttgggggggtcctaGTGCAGTTtcagggggatttttggggttctagagggttttgggggagtttggggggttctggaggagttttggggagattttggggggtcctggaggggtttggggggggggggtttggggaggttttggaggTCCTGGAGTGGtttcagtgggatttgggggatcctGAAGGagtttgaggggatttggggggattttagggggtcCTGGAGTGGTGtcagggggattttgggggggttttggagGTCCTGGAAGGGTTTGGGTGGGCTTTGGGAGCGTCCttatcaccccaaaatcctctttATCACTCCTAAAATCCCCTttatcaccccaaaatctcttctctctccctaattgctcccttatcaccccaaatcccctttatccccccaaaaatcccgtttatcacccccaaaatccctcctaTCTCTCCCTTatcatcccaaaatccccctttatcacccccaaatccctcttATTACTCCCTTAGCACCCCCGAATCCTTCTTATCTCTCCCttatcaccccaaaaatcccctttatcaccccaaaaatcagctttatcaccccaaatcccttaTCTCTCCCttatcaccccaaaaatcccctttatcaccccaaaaatcagctTTATCACCCCAAATCCGTTATCTCTCCCTTATCACCCCCAAAATTTCTTATCTCCCCCTCATCTCTCCATTAttgatttctctctttttcttatCACTCTCACCACTCCCTtatcacccccaaatcccccttatCTCTCCCTTATCACCCTCAAATTCCCCTttatcaccccaaaatcccttatATCTCCCTTATCCCTCCCTTATCAACCCCGAAATCCCCTTtgtcaccccaaaatccctcttaTCTCTCCCttatcaccccaaaaatcccctttatcacccaaaatcccctttatcaccccaaatccccctttatcacccccaaaatcccctttatcacccccaaaatcccctttatccccccaaaaatcccctttatccccccaaaaatcccctttatccccccaaaaatccccttttatcacccccaaaatcccctttatcacccccaaatcccccttatTACCCCCttatcaccccaaaatccccttttatccccccaaaaatccctttttatCACCCCAAATCCCGTTTATCACGCCAAAAATCCCGTttatcaccccaaaatccccttttatcaccccaaatcccctttatcaccccaaaatcccctttatcaccccaaatcccccttatCTCTCCCTTAtcaccccaaattcccttttatcacccccaaaaatcccccttatcaccccaaatcccctttatcaccccaaaatcccctttatccccccaaaatcccctttatcaccccaaatccccctttatcacccccaaaatcccctttatcccccccaaaaatcccctttatcaccccaaaatcccctttatcacccccaaatcccccttatcaccccaaatcccctttatcaccccaaaatcccctttatcaccccaaaatcccctttatccccccaaaaatcccctttatcacccccaaaatcccctttatcacccccaaatcccccttatCACTCCGTTATCTCGCCCTTATCTCTCCCttatcaccccaaaatcccctttatcaccccaaatcccttaTCTCCCCCTTAtcacccccaaaatctcctttaccaccccaaaatcccccctatCTCTCCCTtatcacccccaaatccccctttatcaccccaaaatctcttCTCTCTCCCTAATCTCTCCCTCatcacccccaaaatccccttttatcacccccaaaatcccctttatcaccccaaaatccccttttatcaccccccaaaatcccctttatcaccccaaaatccccttttatcaccccaaaaatcccctttatccccccaaaatcccgtttatcaccccaaatccccttttatccccccaaaatccctgttTATCACCCCAAATCCTTTATCTCTCCCCCTTATCTCCCCCCAGCGTGGGCGGCCGCCGTTACTTCGAGTGCCCCCCGAATTTCGGCGCCTTCGTGCGGCCGCAGCACGTCACGGCCGGGAGCTTCCCGCCCGAGGACGACGGCCTGGACCAGGAGCTCTGAGCGGAAATCCCGGAATTATCCCggaattccccaaaatcccggaATTCCCACCGCTTTTCCCCGCTTTTTTCGGGGAAAAAATCGCCCAAAATTCGCCGTTTTCGCCTCGTTTTTGggggggaaggagaaaaaattggggagttttgggggtttgttcTTCTTGAATGTGAgggatcccaaaattcccaaaattatcccaaaattccagctgggattcccaaaattcctcctaAAATTCCCTCCAGGATtcccaaaatttccaaaattatcccaaaattccctccaggattcccaaaattatcccaaaattcccaccaggattcccaaaattccccaaattatCCCAAAATCATCTCGAAATTATCCCAGAATTCCTGCTGGGATTCCCAAATTTCCAAAACTATCCCAAAATTCCTTCAGAATTCCCAAAACTATCCCAAAATTCCCGCCGCTTTTCCCGCTTTTTTCGGGGAAAAAATCGCCCAAAATTCGCCGGTTTTGACTCGTTTTtggggggaaaggagaaaaaattggggagttttggggtttatCTGGCGGGGggatcccaaaattcctcctgaaattcccaaaaattatcccaaaattcccaccaGGAGTCCCAAAATTatccaaaaattccccaaattatcccaaaattatctcaaaattatcccaaaattcCAGCTGGGATTCCCAAAATTATCCCGAAATTCCCCAAATTATCTCAAAATTATCCCAGaattcctgctggaattcccagaattccctccaggatcccaaaattccagctgggattcccaaaattatcccaaaactcccaaaattatcccaaaattcCGACCAGGATCCCAAAATTGTCTCAAAATTCTTGCTGGGATTCCCGAAATtcccaaaattatcccaaaattcccaaaggtatcccaaaattcctccagAGTTCCCAAAAGTCTCCCAAAATTCGTGTTGGGATTCCCAAAATTATCTCAAAattcctcctgaaattcccaggattcccaaaattcctgccTGGATTACCAAAATTCCCTCCAggatccccaaattcccaaaattttcccaaaattcctccagaattcccaaaattatcccaaaattcccaaaaatcccagagcGTTTCCCgttttttctggggaaaaaattgcCCAAAATTCGCCTTTTTCAGTTTggctttttggggggggaaaatccccaaatttccccagaattcccaaaattcctcccgaaattatcccaaaattccctcagaatcccaaaattctcccagactcccaaaattcctcacaaaattatcccaaaattcCTCTCGGAATTCCCGAATTCCTCCCCTGTCGCT
Coding sequences within it:
- the LOC135292113 gene encoding LOW QUALITY PROTEIN: tubulin-folding cofactor B-like (The sequence of the model RefSeq protein was modified relative to this genomic sequence to represent the inferred CDS: deleted 2 bases in 2 codons), giving the protein MELELFGAEDEPLGTLDCDEALLGSYPVTDGCRVHVTDRSGARAGQFEDVSQVAKYEMAESDYDKRTESVRSFLRQRSWGRWDREREQERQRQREQRRAQEAAAAAALPLGARCEVRVPGQPCRRGCIAFVGETDFKPGVWVGVRYDEPLGKHDGSVGGRRYFECPPNFGAFVRPQHVTAGSFPPEDDGLDQEL